In one window of Syngnathus scovelli strain Florida chromosome 20, RoL_Ssco_1.2, whole genome shotgun sequence DNA:
- the thbs1b gene encoding thrombospondin-1, whose product MKLTGIFLLLMLWTCEAARIAESGEDNSVYDLFELVQVPKKNHGVNQVKGDDPYSPAYKILNPDLIPPVPERALRDLIDSIHAERGFLLLLNFKQAKRTRGSLLTIEKKDGSGPVFEIVSNGKANTLDIVFSTEKKQHLVSIEDADLATGHWKNITLFVQEDRAQLYAGCEEVNNAELDAPIHSILTQETPASAQLRIGKGAVKDRFMGVLQNVRFVFGTSLDAILRNKGCQSSPDSMIIENLNGSSAIRTEYTGHKTKDLQMVCGFSCEDLVSMFKELKGLGVVVKELSIELRKLTNENKLIKTRIGIHSGVCIHNGIVHKNRDEWTVDDCTECTCQNSATVCRKISCPLIPCANATVPDGECCPRCGTPSDYAEDGWSPWSEWTHCSVSCGRGIQQRGRSCDRINNNCEGTSVQTRDCYLQECDKRFKQDGSWSHWSPWSSCSVTCGAGVITRIRLCNSPTPQLGGKDCVGEGRQTEKCQKSSCPINGNWGPWSPWDTCTVTCGGGAQIRKRLCNDPAPQFNGKDCVGDGKETQTCNKQTCPIDGCLSNPCFAGAKCTSFPDGSWKCGKCPVGYTGNGIKCKDLDECKEVPDACFEFNGVHRCENTNPGYNCLPCPPRYSGPQPFGKGVEQAAATKQVCSPRNPCLDGSHNCNKHARCNYLGHFSEPMFRCECKPGYAGNGHICGEDTDLDGWPNADLVCVENATYHCKKDNCPNLPNSGQEDYDKDGIGDACDIDDDDDGIPDDRDNCPFIFNPRQYDYDRDDVGDRCDNCPYNSNPDQTDTDNNGEGDACAVDIDGDGILNEKDNCPYVYNVDQRDTDLDGVGDMCDNCPLEHNPDQVDSDDDRVGDKCDSNQDIDEDGHQNNLDNCPYIPNANQADHDKDGKGDACDHDDDNDGIPDDKDNCRLAHNPDQIDSDGDGRGDACKDDFDQDNVPDIYDVCPENFDISETDFRKFQMVPLDPKGTSQIDPNWVVRHQGKELVQTVNCDPGIAVGYHEFNAVDFSGTFFINTERDDDYAGFVFGYQSSSRFYVVMWKQITQTYWSNKPTKAQGYSGLSIKVVNSTTGPGEHLRNALWHTGNTPGQVRTLWHDPKNVGWKDYTAYRWHLIHRPRTGLLRVVMYEGKKIMADSGSIYDKTYAGGRLGLFVFSQEMVYFSDLKYECRDG is encoded by the exons ATGAAGCTGACGGGGATATTTTTGTTATTGATGCTTTGGACTTGTGAAGCGGCCAGGATAGCAG AGAGTGGAGAAGACAACAGCGTGTACGACTTGTTCGAGTTGGTCCAAGTCCCTAAGAAGAACCACGGCGTGAATCAGGTGAAAGGAGACGATCCGTACAGCCCCGCCTACAAGATCCTCAACCCAGACCTGATCCCCCCGGTCCCCGAGCGCGCCCTCCGGGACCTGATCGACTCCATCCACGCCGAGAGGGGCTTCCTCTTGCTGCTCAACTTCAAGCAAGCCAAACGCACCCGGGGAAGCCTCCTGACCATAGAGAAGAAGGACGGTTCCGGTCCAGTATTTGAAATCGTGTCCAATGGGAAGGCGAACACTTTGGACATTGTTTTCTCCACTGAGAAGAAGCAGCATTTGGTCTCCATCGAAGATGCGGATCTCGCCACTGGCCATTGGAAGAACATCACACTGTTTGTGCAGGAGGACCGGGCTCAACTTTACGCAGGATGCGAGGAGGTCAACAACGCCGAGCTGGACGCGCCGATCCACAGCATCCTGACCCAGGAGACGCCTGCAAGTGCGCAACTCAGGATCGGGAAAGGAGCCGTGAAGGATCGGTTCATG ggggtccttcaaaaCGTGCGCTTCGTTTTTGGAACAAGCTTGGACGCCATCCTCCGCAACAAGGGATGCCAGAGTT CACCAGATTCAATGATCATCGAGAATCTTAATGGCTCCTCAGCTATCAGGACGGAGTACACTGGTCATAAAACCAAAG ATCTGCAGATGGTCTGTGGCTTCTCCTGTGAAGACCTGGTCAGCATGTTCAAGGAGCTCAAAGGTCTTGGTGTGGTGGTGAAGGAGCTGTCCATTGAGCTCCGCAAACTG ACAAATGAGAACAAGCTGATTAAAACCCGCATCGGCATCCATAGCGGAGTCTGCATCCATAACGGCATCGTGCATAAAAATCGAGACGAGTGGACCGTCGACGACTGCACGGAGTGCACTTGTCAG AACTCGGCAACGGTGTGTCGCAAGATCTCATGTCCCCTAATTCCGTGTGCTAACGCAACTGTTCCAGATGGAGAGTGTTGCCCACGCTGTGGAACtc CGAGCGACTATGCAGAGGACGGCTggtcgccgtggtctgaatggACCCATTGTTCCGTGTCATGTGGGCGGGGCATCCAGCAGCGTGGACGATCTTGTGATCGTATCAATAATAACTGCGAGGGAACTTCGGTGCAGACTCGGGATTGCTACCTCCAGGAGTGTGATAAGCGCT TTAAGCAGGATGGAAGCTGGAGTCATTGGTCACCGTGGTCCTCGTGCTCGGTGACCTGCGGGGCCGGTGTCATCACTCGAATCCGTCTCTGCAATTCCCCGACTCCCCAACTTGGAGGCAAGGACTGTGTGGGAGAAGGTCGCCAAACGGAAAAGTGTCAAAAGTCTTCATGCCCGA TTAACGGCAACTGGGGACCCTGGTCGCCGTGGGATACGTGCACCGTTACATGTGGAGGCGGAGCGCAAATTCGTAAACGCCTATGCAATGACCCCGCGCCACAATTCAACGGCAAAGACTGCGTTGGTGACGGAAAAGAAACTCAGACCTGCAACAAGCAAACATGTCCAATTG ATGGATGTCTATCAAATCCTTGTTTCGCTGGGGCCAAGTGCACCAGTTTTCCTGACGGCTCCTGGAAGTGTGGAAAATGTCCCGTGGGTTATACTGGCAATGGAATCAAATGTAAAGACCTTGATGAG tgcaaggagGTTCCCGATGCTTGCTTCGAGTTCAACGGTGTGCACCGCTGTGAGAACACAAATCCCGGCTACAATTGtcttccctgcccaccacgttaCTCAGGACCTCAACCGTTCGGTAAAGGTGTGGAGCAAGCCGCTGCTACCAAACAG GTGTGCTCTCCTCGAAACCCATGCCTGGATGGAAGCCACAACTGTAACAAGCACGCACGCTGTAACTACCTCGGGCATTTCTCGGAACCGATGTTCCGATGCGAGTGCAAGCCAGGCTATGCTGGCAATGGACACATATGTGGAGAAGACACCGATCTGGATGGTTGGCCCAATGCGGACTTGGTTTGCGTGGAGAACGCCACCTACCACTGCAAAAAG GACAACTGCCCCAACCTGCCCAACTCCGGACAAGAAGATTACGATAAAGACGGGATTGGAGATGCTTGTGAcattgatgatgacgacgatggcaTTCCTGATGACAGA GACAACTGCCCGTTCATCTTCAACCCCAGGCAGTACGACTACGACCGAGACGACGTCGGCGATCGTTGTGACAACTGTCCTTATAATAGCAACCCCGACCAAACCGACACGGACAACAATGGAGAAGGAGACGCCTGCGCCGTGGACATAGATGGAGATG GGATACTTAATGAAAAGGACAACTGTCCCTATGTGTACAATGTGGACCAGAGAGACACAGATTTGGACGGGGTGGGAGATATGTGCGATAACTGCCCTCTGGAACATAATCCCGATCAG GTGGATTCAGATGATGATCGTGTAGGAGATAAGTGTGACAGCAACCAGGATATTGATGAGGACGGACACCAGAACAATCTGGACAACTGCCCGTACATCCCCAATGCTAATCAGGCTGATCACGATAAGGACGGCAAAGGAGATGCATGTGACCACGACGACGACAACGACGGAATCCCGGATGATAAGGACAATTGCAGACTGGCACATAATCCCGACCAGATTGACTCAGATG GTGATGGCCGTGGAGATGCGTGTAAAGACGATTTTGACCAAGATAATGTTCCAGATATCTACGACGTGTGTCCAGAGAACTTTGACATTAGCGAAACAGATTTCCGTAAATTCCAAATGGTTCCTCTAGACCCTAAAGGCACTTCCCAGATCGATCCCAACTGGGTGGTTCGTCACCAGGGTAAAGAACTCGTTCAAACCGTCAACTGTGACCCTGGAATAGCTGTTG GATACCATGAGTTCAATGCCGTGGACTTCAGCGGGACCTTCTTCATCAACACCGAGAGGGATGATGACTACGCCGGCTTTGTGTTTGGTTACCAGTCGAGCTCCAGATTCTATGTGGTCATGTGGAAGCAGATCACTCAGACCTACTGGTCCAACAAACCCACAAAAGCCCAAGGCTACTCTGGCTTGTCAATCAAAGTGGTCAATTCCACCACTGGCCCAGGAGAACATCTCAGGAATGCCCTGTGGCATACCGGGAATACCCCAGGACAG GTCCGCACCCTCTGGCATGACCCGAAGAATGTCGGATGGAAAGATTACACCGCCTACAGATGGCATCTGATCCACAGACCAAGAACGGGCCTTCTCAG GGTTGTCATGTACGAAGGAAAGAAGATCATGGCAGATTCTGGTAGCATCTATGACAAAACATATGCTGGTGGTAGGCTAGGTCTTTTTGTCTTCTCCCAGGAGATGGTTTACTTCTCAGACCTCAAGTATGAGTGTAGAG ATGGATAA